The proteins below come from a single Halobacillus salinarum genomic window:
- the hemE gene encoding uroporphyrinogen decarboxylase yields MTNTFNDTILKAFRGEKTAYTPVWYMRQAGRSQPEYRKLKEKYSLFEITHQPELCAYVTRLPVENYGVDAAILYKDIMSPLPAIGVDVEIQKGIGPVIHNPIRNRSDVEKLGTIDPESDVPYVLETIRLLTKEQLNVPLIGFSGAPFTLASYMIEGGPSKNYHKTKSMMYSSPDAWFLLMEKLADMVISYVNAQVAAGAQAIQIFDSWVGNLNAEDYRVFIKPVMTRIFSELKELNVPLIQFGVGARHLTAEWADLPCDVIGLDWRLSIPEARELGITKPLQGNLDPALLLSDWNVIEERTKRIIDEGRNHPPHIFNLGHGVTPDISPDTLKRLTNLIHNYSKSN; encoded by the coding sequence ATGACGAACACATTCAATGATACAATACTTAAAGCTTTTCGAGGGGAGAAAACAGCTTACACTCCAGTGTGGTATATGCGCCAGGCTGGCAGATCTCAGCCTGAATATCGAAAATTAAAGGAAAAATACTCTTTATTTGAAATTACTCATCAGCCGGAGCTTTGTGCCTATGTGACAAGGCTGCCGGTGGAGAATTATGGAGTGGATGCAGCCATTTTGTACAAGGATATCATGTCACCATTGCCAGCAATCGGAGTGGACGTGGAGATCCAAAAAGGCATCGGCCCTGTCATTCATAATCCCATTCGAAATCGCAGCGATGTAGAAAAGCTTGGAACCATCGATCCGGAATCCGATGTTCCTTATGTGCTTGAAACCATTCGACTGTTGACGAAAGAACAGCTTAATGTACCTTTGATTGGTTTTAGCGGTGCTCCTTTTACGTTGGCCAGCTATATGATCGAAGGCGGTCCTTCAAAGAATTATCATAAAACGAAATCAATGATGTACAGCAGTCCTGATGCTTGGTTTTTATTAATGGAGAAATTAGCAGACATGGTCATTTCTTATGTAAATGCACAGGTAGCAGCAGGGGCACAAGCGATTCAAATCTTTGATTCTTGGGTCGGTAATTTGAACGCAGAAGATTATCGAGTGTTTATAAAGCCGGTCATGACCAGAATTTTTTCAGAACTTAAAGAACTGAATGTACCTCTGATCCAATTCGGTGTAGGAGCGAGGCACCTCACAGCTGAATGGGCAGATTTGCCTTGTGATGTGATTGGTCTGGATTGGCGCCTCTCCATACCTGAAGCAAGAGAGCTTGGAATTACAAAACCACTTCAAGGGAATCTTGATCCAGCTCTATTACTCTCCGATTGGAACGTTATCGAGGAGCGAACAAAAAGGATCATAGATGAAGGCAGAAACCACCCGCCTCATATATTTAATTTGGGACATGGAGTAACGCCGGACATTTCTCCGGATACATTAAAACGGCT
- a CDS encoding transglycosylase domain-containing protein, whose amino-acid sequence MELFRKDALVLKLKEITEKFPPWVSRLKWPGGILLATLVLAVIGYLIIIFGGSFVVDEKKLILDSKTTVETKDGQVIEEIYAKNRKAVPASKIPKHVKQSFVAIEDSRYYDHAGIDIQAIGRAVYRDIAAMKKVEGGSTITQQLAKNLFLTNDKTWMRKTKEMMAAIYLERHYSKDELLGKYLNQIYFGDGVYGIEAASRYYFNQDVSDLSVAQGALLAGLPKAPNSYSPFDHPGKAKERRDLVLQRMEDLGMIDINEMLKMQGSTLAVRKKQTQSDETWSNSYVDAVIKEAADKYQITRDELKRGGYRIIVEMDPAIQKVAYNKMKNGEYVPGSKGDVEGAFALVDTSNGALVAAVGGRDFKHGEINRTLRKHQPGSTIKPLAVYGPALMENAFVPYSLLVDEPKTYGSYQPENYDHQYDGTVSLYEALVESKNAPAVWLLNEIGIDTSKKYLKELDLPTEDKGLSIALGGLSNGYSPVQMAQAYSSIANQGKMQESYTIQRIMDRNGKIIHRHTSSEKQVFSTEVAWDLTEMLKTTVEDGTAVSGAYAKALAGKTGTQQHPTVKGKNKDVWFTGYTPEYACALWMGYDQSGKEYYLNGGSEYPTRLMKDILTDVDRVAGLSDAFSVPKGLKPLPKPVQLPSNISVTSEVNFGGLSLIKGTLKWTPASDKRIIYRVYRVENGQDVKIGEVTGEGEFALNVFSVFQNRTYYVVPVDPLTGKEGEPSNQTTLQFKL is encoded by the coding sequence ATGGAATTATTTAGAAAGGATGCACTTGTTTTGAAATTGAAAGAAATCACAGAGAAGTTCCCGCCTTGGGTAAGTCGTTTAAAGTGGCCCGGCGGAATTTTACTCGCCACCTTAGTGTTAGCAGTTATTGGATATCTCATCATTATTTTCGGGGGCAGTTTTGTCGTCGATGAAAAGAAGCTTATTCTTGATTCGAAGACTACAGTGGAAACGAAAGATGGACAAGTCATTGAAGAGATTTATGCAAAGAATCGTAAAGCAGTTCCTGCTTCTAAGATTCCAAAGCATGTAAAACAGTCATTTGTAGCTATAGAAGACAGCCGCTACTATGATCACGCTGGGATTGACATCCAAGCGATCGGGAGAGCTGTTTATCGTGATATCGCTGCTATGAAAAAAGTAGAAGGCGGCAGTACTATTACCCAGCAGCTTGCGAAAAACCTGTTCTTAACTAACGATAAGACATGGATGAGAAAGACGAAAGAAATGATGGCGGCCATTTATTTGGAGCGGCATTATTCGAAAGATGAGTTGTTAGGGAAGTACTTAAATCAAATCTATTTTGGTGATGGAGTGTATGGCATTGAGGCAGCTTCCCGCTACTATTTTAATCAAGATGTCTCAGATCTCTCTGTCGCTCAAGGTGCTCTGCTCGCAGGACTGCCAAAAGCGCCAAACAGCTATTCTCCATTTGATCATCCGGGGAAGGCAAAAGAGCGCCGTGATCTCGTTCTTCAACGAATGGAGGATCTGGGTATGATTGATATCAATGAGATGCTGAAAATGCAGGGTTCTACATTGGCTGTGCGAAAAAAACAAACGCAATCGGATGAAACCTGGTCAAACAGTTATGTAGACGCAGTGATTAAGGAAGCTGCCGACAAGTATCAAATCACCCGGGATGAGCTGAAAAGAGGAGGCTACAGAATTATTGTAGAAATGGATCCTGCCATTCAAAAAGTCGCCTACAATAAAATGAAAAACGGGGAGTATGTGCCTGGTTCAAAAGGGGATGTAGAAGGAGCTTTTGCTCTCGTAGACACGTCTAACGGTGCTTTAGTGGCAGCTGTTGGCGGCAGAGACTTTAAGCACGGGGAGATCAATCGAACGTTGAGAAAACATCAGCCAGGCTCGACGATAAAGCCGCTTGCTGTTTACGGACCTGCACTGATGGAAAATGCTTTTGTTCCTTATTCGCTTCTTGTTGATGAGCCTAAGACTTATGGCAGCTATCAGCCCGAAAATTACGATCATCAATATGACGGAACCGTATCGTTATATGAAGCGCTTGTGGAATCGAAAAACGCTCCTGCAGTCTGGCTGTTAAATGAAATTGGCATTGACACTTCGAAAAAATACCTAAAGGAATTAGATCTTCCCACAGAGGATAAAGGCTTGTCCATTGCCCTGGGAGGCTTGTCTAATGGATACTCACCGGTACAAATGGCACAGGCCTACAGCAGTATAGCTAATCAAGGGAAAATGCAGGAAAGCTACACGATTCAAAGAATTATGGATCGTAACGGAAAGATTATCCATCGTCATACGAGCAGCGAGAAGCAGGTGTTCAGCACAGAAGTCGCATGGGATTTGACCGAGATGCTGAAAACCACTGTAGAAGACGGTACGGCCGTTTCTGGGGCATATGCAAAAGCTTTAGCAGGAAAAACAGGTACTCAGCAGCACCCGACCGTAAAGGGAAAAAATAAAGACGTGTGGTTCACAGGTTACACACCGGAGTATGCTTGTGCTTTGTGGATGGGGTACGATCAATCTGGGAAGGAGTACTATTTAAATGGAGGAAGTGAGTACCCTACCCGTTTAATGAAAGACATTCTTACTGATGTGGATCGGGTGGCAGGTTTGAGTGATGCTTTTAGCGTTCCTAAAGGACTAAAGCCGCTTCCTAAGCCTGTTCAGCTGCCTTCTAACATCAGCGTTACAAGTGAAGTCAACTTCGGTGGCCTCTCATTAATTAAAGGTACTCTCAAATGGACACCTGCGAGTGACAAACGCATTATTTACAGGGTTTATCGTGTGGAAAATGGACAGGATGTTAAGATAGGAGAAGTAACTGGCGAAGGAGAATTTGCCCTCAATGTGTTTAGTGTATTTCAAAATAGAACGTACTATGTCGTACCGGTAGATCCTCTGACTGGAAAAGAAGGGGAACCTTCTAATCAAACGACACTTCAATTTAAACTGTGA
- a CDS encoding antibiotic biosynthesis monooxygenase family protein encodes MKVSMTSGTSNYLEKLAQEHPEAHLLFMQDQDKTLAYHEGSEASIFEEGRDYEIVDSSGELQATGYVVMNNIPVSQEGRPVFEDRFKHRAGNVENREGFQAIKILRPLKGNTYVVLTQWRNKQDFEDWKNSQSFKEAHKNSGPEQKQKPSFIDGPAYITQYNMVQFED; translated from the coding sequence ATGAAAGTTTCGATGACCAGCGGTACCTCGAACTATTTGGAAAAACTGGCTCAAGAACATCCTGAAGCCCATCTTTTGTTCATGCAGGACCAAGACAAGACCCTTGCTTATCATGAAGGATCAGAAGCTTCCATTTTTGAAGAAGGAAGAGACTATGAAATTGTTGACTCCTCTGGTGAACTTCAAGCTACAGGTTACGTAGTCATGAATAATATCCCTGTCTCCCAGGAAGGCCGTCCAGTATTCGAGGACCGCTTCAAACATAGAGCAGGAAATGTCGAAAACAGAGAAGGATTCCAAGCGATAAAAATCCTTCGTCCGCTCAAAGGCAATACTTATGTAGTCCTTACCCAATGGAGAAACAAGCAGGACTTTGAAGATTGGAAAAACTCCCAGTCTTTCAAGGAAGCCCATAAAAATTCCGGTCCCGAACAAAAACAAAAGCCATCCTTTATTGATGGACCTGCCTATATCACTCAATACAATATGGTTCAATTCGAAGACTAA
- a CDS encoding disulfide oxidoreductase, with protein sequence MKKENENLLFLMWAAALIATLGSLFFSEGLGYTPCELCWYQRILMYPLVIIYGASLLKKQISLAFPGIVMSGMGMLLSIYHYLVQKVPALEAAGGSCGIVPCNGEYMNVFGFITIPFLAGIGFIIIFITHARLLLKQRNRQS encoded by the coding sequence ATGAAGAAGGAAAACGAGAACCTGCTCTTTTTAATGTGGGCAGCTGCCTTAATCGCCACGCTTGGCAGTTTGTTTTTTTCAGAAGGATTGGGATACACTCCGTGCGAGTTATGCTGGTATCAAAGAATATTAATGTATCCCCTTGTTATTATCTATGGTGCTTCGCTATTAAAAAAACAAATAAGTCTCGCATTTCCGGGGATAGTCATGAGCGGAATGGGGATGCTGCTATCCATTTATCACTACCTCGTCCAAAAGGTACCGGCTTTGGAAGCAGCAGGTGGCTCTTGTGGTATTGTGCCTTGTAATGGTGAATATATGAATGTCTTTGGTTTTATTACGATTCCCTTTTTAGCTGGTATTGGATTTATTATCATCTTTATTACCCATGCGCGTTTACTCTTGAAACAAAGGAACAGGCAGTCTTAA
- a CDS encoding ferritin-like domain-containing protein — protein MDEKLKALIDGLNEDLANEYAASIMYTYNAAVVSGLYRSALKPFFESEIADEQSHALYLAEKISILGGTPTTKPAEVKQLTEVKDLLQEARNAEYDTIKRYEERKQQAEELGFTELSVKLDDLISDETGHMEEIDRLLQDPRLHS, from the coding sequence ATGGATGAAAAATTAAAAGCATTAATTGATGGATTAAATGAAGACTTAGCTAATGAGTATGCTGCTTCTATTATGTACACGTATAATGCAGCAGTGGTTTCCGGCCTTTACCGTTCCGCTCTCAAGCCATTTTTCGAAAGTGAAATTGCTGATGAGCAAAGCCACGCTCTTTATTTAGCAGAGAAAATCAGCATTCTAGGTGGAACACCAACGACAAAACCTGCAGAGGTAAAACAGCTTACTGAGGTAAAAGATTTGCTTCAAGAGGCTCGAAATGCAGAATATGATACGATCAAACGATATGAAGAACGGAAACAGCAGGCAGAAGAATTAGGTTTTACTGAGCTTTCAGTTAAGCTCGACGACTTAATCTCTGATGAGACTGGACACATGGAAGAAATTGACCGTCTTCTTCAAGACCCTCGCCTGCACTCCTAA
- a CDS encoding M20 metallopeptidase family protein, with protein MWDNLFQAIDDQYENMVKTRRYLHQHPEVSFQETETAEFIANTYDKLGIPYESKVGGNGVVATLKGGRPGKTVALRADFDALPIQEENEVSYKSKRDGAMHACGHDGHTAALLGLAEAILPFKEDLPGTIIFLHQHAEEYAPGGAKPMIEAGALEKVDAVFGSHLWATTPFGTIETSKGPFMAGADRFEIIVKGKGGHGAQPHETKDAIVIAAQLITSLQQIVSRRINPLDTAVLTVGTIEAGHSFNIIADTAKLVGTVRTFDAQVQEAIIKEIENITKGVCTASGADYDYRYEKGYPPVINHEKEAGFILEHTQKADSALTTREVEPVMAGEDFAYYLMEKPGAFFFTGANIPGHDYPHHHPKFDFDERAMPHAAKTLLQAYLTTQEEE; from the coding sequence ATGTGGGACAATTTGTTTCAGGCCATCGATGATCAATATGAAAATATGGTTAAAACAAGACGTTATTTGCATCAACATCCAGAAGTATCCTTTCAGGAAACAGAAACTGCTGAATTTATTGCCAATACATACGATAAATTGGGGATTCCTTATGAAAGTAAAGTAGGAGGAAACGGGGTTGTTGCAACCTTAAAAGGAGGTCGTCCCGGTAAAACCGTGGCGTTGAGAGCAGACTTTGATGCCCTTCCTATTCAAGAAGAAAATGAAGTCAGTTATAAATCCAAGCGTGATGGGGCAATGCATGCTTGCGGTCATGATGGCCATACCGCTGCGTTACTAGGTTTAGCAGAAGCCATTCTTCCTTTCAAAGAAGATCTGCCAGGAACGATTATCTTTCTCCACCAACATGCGGAAGAGTACGCTCCAGGTGGCGCAAAACCTATGATCGAGGCCGGAGCTTTAGAAAAAGTTGACGCTGTCTTTGGCAGCCATTTGTGGGCGACCACCCCTTTCGGAACAATTGAAACGTCAAAAGGGCCGTTTATGGCTGGGGCAGACAGATTTGAAATCATTGTAAAAGGTAAAGGCGGGCACGGAGCGCAGCCACATGAAACGAAGGATGCTATTGTTATTGCTGCTCAATTGATAACTTCCCTGCAGCAAATCGTAAGCAGACGGATTAATCCGCTTGACACTGCCGTATTAACGGTTGGAACCATTGAAGCCGGACACTCCTTTAATATTATCGCGGACACAGCAAAACTTGTCGGCACCGTTCGTACGTTTGATGCTCAGGTGCAGGAAGCGATCATTAAAGAAATTGAAAACATCACCAAAGGGGTTTGTACAGCAAGCGGAGCAGACTACGATTATCGATATGAGAAAGGATATCCTCCTGTGATTAACCACGAAAAGGAAGCAGGATTTATTTTAGAGCACACACAGAAAGCTGATTCCGCCCTTACTACCCGGGAGGTGGAACCTGTAATGGCTGGGGAAGATTTTGCTTATTACTTAATGGAAAAACCAGGGGCTTTCTTTTTCACCGGCGCGAACATCCCCGGGCATGACTACCCCCATCACCATCCGAAATTTGATTTTGATGAAAGAGCTATGCCCCATGCCGCCAAAACCTTACTTCAAGCTTACTTAACGACTCAGGAGGAAGAATAA
- a CDS encoding EcsC family protein, with protein sequence MDYQSQVYKEALRWSRALEKRPPLLKRTSKRVQTSINERIPDKIHDLVTESVRKMVEVSLTSSEYIHRLEIDPSWNFQERESLIKERLKQYKKLASLEGAGTGLGGFWLGAADFPLLLSFKMKFLFDMGQLYGLDVRNYEEKVYLLHLFMLAFSSEQEKDRIRKLVLNWEDVPEDRKKIEWRTLQTEYRDSIDFVKLLQLVPGLGAFVGYVANGKLLAQLGETAMNGCRLRLLRDFYSSS encoded by the coding sequence ATGGATTATCAGTCACAAGTATACAAAGAAGCTTTACGCTGGAGCAGAGCATTAGAAAAAAGACCACCGCTGCTAAAGCGGACATCTAAACGTGTGCAAACCTCTATAAACGAACGGATCCCTGATAAAATTCATGATTTGGTGACCGAAAGTGTACGGAAAATGGTAGAAGTATCGTTAACTTCTTCTGAATATATTCATCGTTTGGAGATAGACCCGTCCTGGAATTTTCAAGAGCGGGAATCGCTAATCAAGGAACGGCTGAAGCAATACAAAAAGCTTGCCTCATTGGAAGGGGCAGGAACTGGCCTTGGAGGTTTTTGGCTTGGGGCAGCAGATTTTCCCCTGCTGCTAAGCTTTAAGATGAAGTTTTTGTTTGACATGGGGCAGCTGTATGGACTTGATGTGAGAAACTATGAAGAAAAAGTGTATCTCTTACACTTGTTTATGCTTGCTTTTTCAAGTGAACAGGAAAAAGACCGGATAAGAAAGCTGGTATTAAACTGGGAAGATGTGCCTGAGGATAGAAAAAAGATTGAGTGGAGAACGCTGCAAACGGAATACAGAGATTCAATCGATTTTGTTAAACTGTTGCAGCTCGTGCCGGGGTTAGGGGCTTTTGTTGGTTATGTCGCCAACGGGAAATTGCTTGCACAATTGGGAGAGACGGCTATGAATGGCTGCCGTCTCCGGTTATTAAGGGATTTTTATTCTTCCTCCTGA
- a CDS encoding ABC transporter permease, whose amino-acid sequence MIDAKSFWKRRFSEHLKETSRYLRYIFNGHIAVAMLFFISALSYYYQQWLVSLPDSFPTAWITGAAFGFAASYSPVRTLLKEPDLVFLFPAEYQLDDYFRRCLYYSFVVQLYLVFLIAAALGPLYFASFPDDSSHYYVMIGMVFIIKLWNMLSNWWMLKERNPSVRRIDGIVKFLLNISIFYFLAASEWIFAIIVMALLAGVILYNYFTASKKAGLAWDLLVSKDQARMRTFYRIANMFTDVPHLKNTVKKRNPIVKLLLSSISYRQEQSFAYLFRITFVRSSDYLGMYFRLIVIGGLAIWFVPNIWMKIVFALLFLYLTAFQLMTLWNHHRTIVWLDLYPLKGEWRETALLKLLRQLLFFQTFLFGLIFVFQWNLLGLLFVWGGGVLFSAAFVQGYVKQKLT is encoded by the coding sequence ATGATCGATGCAAAATCATTTTGGAAGAGACGCTTCTCTGAACATTTGAAAGAAACAAGCCGCTATTTACGATACATTTTTAACGGACATATTGCGGTAGCAATGCTGTTCTTTATTTCAGCTCTCTCTTATTATTACCAGCAGTGGCTGGTCAGTCTCCCTGACTCTTTTCCTACCGCATGGATAACAGGAGCTGCCTTTGGGTTTGCTGCCAGCTACAGCCCTGTCCGCACACTGCTGAAAGAACCGGATCTTGTATTTTTATTCCCGGCTGAATATCAATTGGACGACTATTTTAGAAGATGCCTTTACTATAGCTTTGTCGTCCAGCTTTATCTCGTATTTCTCATTGCAGCTGCTCTTGGGCCGCTTTATTTTGCATCCTTTCCAGACGATTCCTCCCACTATTATGTAATGATTGGTATGGTATTTATCATTAAATTGTGGAATATGCTTTCAAACTGGTGGATGCTTAAGGAGAGAAACCCCAGCGTCAGAAGGATAGATGGAATAGTAAAGTTTCTTCTGAACATTTCCATTTTTTATTTTCTTGCGGCTTCTGAATGGATATTTGCGATTATTGTCATGGCTTTGCTTGCTGGCGTTATTTTATACAACTATTTCACTGCAAGCAAAAAAGCTGGACTTGCCTGGGATCTACTCGTCAGCAAGGATCAGGCGAGAATGAGAACCTTTTATAGAATAGCGAATATGTTTACGGATGTCCCGCATTTGAAAAACACGGTTAAAAAGAGAAATCCAATCGTTAAACTGCTTCTTTCGTCGATTTCTTACAGACAGGAACAGTCATTTGCTTACTTATTTCGAATTACCTTCGTCAGGAGCAGTGATTATTTAGGGATGTATTTTAGACTCATTGTCATAGGAGGGCTCGCCATCTGGTTTGTTCCCAACATCTGGATGAAAATAGTGTTTGCCCTATTATTTCTCTATTTAACGGCTTTCCAGCTCATGACGTTATGGAATCATCACCGGACGATTGTCTGGCTTGATTTATATCCGTTAAAAGGAGAGTGGAGAGAAACAGCATTACTCAAGCTGCTCCGCCAGCTTTTATTCTTTCAAACCTTCCTGTTCGGGTTGATATTTGTCTTTCAGTGGAACCTATTAGGATTGCTGTTCGTATGGGGAGGTGGCGTATTATTCAGCGCTGCCTTTGTCCAAGGTTATGTGAAGCAGAAACTCACCTGA
- a CDS encoding ABC transporter ATP-binding protein, translated as MQPLLHIDRLHGGYTHKNVLHGISFDVFPKEIVGLIGLNGAGKSTTIKHVIGMMQAKQGEVRINGTSFDQDPKEYRQQLAYIPEMPILYDELTLYEHLELTAMAYNVAQDTFKKRLEPLLKEFRMEKKLKWFPVHFSKGMRQKVMIMCAFLIEPELYIVDEPFVGLDPLGIQSYLDLMEDMKQKGAGILMSTHILATAEKYCDRFVILHEGEIRAVGTLSELQHTFRAPGASLDDIYIRLTKEENQ; from the coding sequence GTGCAGCCGTTATTACATATTGACCGTCTTCACGGTGGTTATACTCATAAAAATGTACTACATGGAATTTCATTTGACGTGTTTCCAAAAGAAATTGTAGGTTTAATTGGGCTCAATGGAGCGGGGAAAAGCACGACTATCAAGCATGTGATAGGAATGATGCAGGCAAAGCAAGGTGAAGTACGTATTAATGGAACTTCCTTTGATCAGGATCCAAAAGAATACCGTCAACAGCTTGCTTACATTCCCGAAATGCCGATACTTTATGATGAATTAACGCTATATGAACATTTGGAATTAACGGCAATGGCTTATAATGTAGCGCAGGATACTTTTAAGAAACGGCTCGAACCTTTATTAAAAGAGTTCCGCATGGAAAAAAAGCTGAAGTGGTTCCCTGTCCATTTTTCTAAAGGCATGAGACAGAAGGTAATGATCATGTGTGCGTTTCTCATCGAACCTGAGTTATATATTGTAGATGAACCGTTTGTCGGTTTGGATCCGCTAGGCATCCAATCTTATTTGGACTTAATGGAAGATATGAAGCAAAAAGGTGCCGGTATTTTAATGTCCACCCATATTCTGGCGACGGCAGAAAAATATTGCGACCGATTTGTTATTTTACATGAAGGAGAGATCAGGGCTGTGGGTACGCTCTCTGAATTACAGCATACTTTTAGAGCCCCCGGTGCATCGCTTGACGATATTTATATCCGTTTAACAAAGGAAGAGAACCAATGA
- a CDS encoding HIT family protein, whose product MAQEQDCIFCKIINGEIPSSKVYEDEDVYAFLDISQVTKGHTLIVPKEHTKDIYNTSPQIAEKLFSRVPRIAQAIKQTYQPIGMNILNNNEEPAGQSVFHLHIHLLPRYGEGDGFKAKWNVNTDEYTTDDLQEIAENIRSKVSGN is encoded by the coding sequence TTGGCACAAGAACAAGATTGTATCTTTTGCAAGATCATTAATGGTGAAATTCCTTCATCCAAAGTTTATGAAGATGAAGACGTATATGCTTTTCTCGATATCAGTCAAGTAACCAAAGGACACACTTTAATTGTTCCTAAGGAACATACGAAGGATATTTATAACACCAGTCCTCAAATAGCAGAGAAGCTGTTTTCACGAGTTCCCCGTATTGCACAAGCGATTAAGCAAACCTACCAGCCCATTGGGATGAATATATTAAACAACAATGAAGAGCCTGCCGGACAATCCGTTTTCCATTTACATATTCATCTGCTTCCAAGGTATGGAGAAGGCGACGGGTTTAAAGCAAAATGGAATGTAAACACGGATGAGTACACGACTGATGACTTGCAGGAGATAGCTGAAAATATCCGCTCCAAGGTCTCTGGGAATTAA
- a CDS encoding tryptophan transporter, giving the protein MNTRILTILSLFVGIGTVLHYVMPPFFFGMRPDMMLAMMFLGIMLFPKPRYVLLLSLATGLIAAITTTVPGGQVANLIDKPLSAAVFMLLLLSFRKGMEYKALPPLLTAVGTMVSGSIFLCIVIFLLGVMQTSFTALFLAVVLPTAVLNGGIMLVIYPLAKAFIRRSQMTGLHTPKAS; this is encoded by the coding sequence TTGAATACACGTATATTAACGATATTGTCCTTATTTGTCGGGATTGGAACTGTGCTTCATTATGTGATGCCGCCATTTTTCTTCGGGATGCGTCCTGACATGATGTTAGCCATGATGTTTTTAGGAATCATGCTTTTTCCAAAGCCGCGTTACGTACTTTTGCTTTCCCTGGCGACGGGACTAATTGCTGCTATAACGACCACGGTTCCTGGTGGTCAAGTGGCAAACTTGATTGATAAACCGCTGTCCGCAGCTGTATTTATGCTGTTGCTGCTATCGTTCAGGAAAGGGATGGAATACAAAGCTCTGCCCCCTTTGCTGACAGCTGTTGGAACAATGGTCAGCGGATCGATATTTTTATGTATTGTAATATTTTTATTAGGCGTTATGCAGACAAGTTTCACCGCCCTATTCCTGGCAGTTGTTTTACCAACAGCTGTTTTAAATGGAGGGATCATGCTCGTGATCTATCCCTTGGCTAAGGCATTTATCAGAAGATCACAAATGACTGGTCTGCATACCCCTAAGGCTTCTTAA
- a CDS encoding YtxH domain-containing protein encodes MASGKSLALGFIVGGLAGAAYTLFNTPSSGRDFRESARLKSENLKSTVLSLKEDGLQLKDQIAQTSKEGAELIKELSEDVKSSIESWKKTVEPHQKNIQKYLEQIETSLKELEEKAKSEQSNDDDTQPGGGAEKHPE; translated from the coding sequence ATGGCAAGCGGAAAATCATTGGCACTCGGATTCATTGTAGGAGGACTGGCAGGAGCAGCTTATACGCTGTTCAATACGCCCTCTTCCGGACGCGATTTCAGGGAAAGCGCAAGACTTAAAAGCGAAAACTTGAAAAGTACAGTATTAAGTCTTAAAGAAGACGGCCTCCAGCTCAAAGATCAAATAGCCCAAACTTCCAAAGAAGGGGCAGAGTTGATTAAAGAGCTTTCTGAAGATGTAAAGTCATCAATCGAGAGCTGGAAAAAAACTGTGGAGCCGCACCAAAAAAACATTCAAAAATATTTGGAACAGATTGAAACCAGCTTAAAAGAATTGGAAGAAAAAGCCAAATCAGAGCAAAGTAATGATGACGATACCCAGCCTGGTGGCGGGGCCGAAAAACACCCGGAATAA